A genomic segment from Kineosporia corallincola encodes:
- the ggt gene encoding gamma-glutamyltransferase, translating to MTRPSFSVSRTGSRTGRGRGLRVAPTVIGVLAVCASLTAGAIGTPAPTPTPSPSGTPAPTPKKAEAIGYGGAVSSVDADATAIGLDVLRRGGNAADAAVATAAALGVTEPYSTGIGGGGFLVYYDAKKKRVSTVDGRETAPKAFTPTTFQNADGTALDFATVVSSGLSVGVPGTPALWDRAVRQYGTRSLNQLLAPAQRLAERGFVVDQTFHDQTAANATRFARFPATAQLFLPGGSAPEVGTVFTNPDLARSLGILRRQGVKALYRGELGRAVVSTANAPQTTDGSAVYAGLITRKDLRAYRALTKKPVVSTYEDLTVYGMPTPSSGGIAVAETLNLLEEYPGGDLGGLSEVPYLHRFAEASATAFADRNRWVGDVKGVPVRELVSQDFAAERACQLFDPEKAAARPIPFGIPDGSYGTDHCVAPATAQPAARDDHGTSHVTVADRWGNVASYTLTIEQTGGSGITVPGYGFLLNNELTDFNFVPLTAGVPDPNLPGPGKRPRSSMSPTIFTQNGKPLLAVGSPGGATIITTTLQVALGRLDRGLSLVDAIAAPRISSRNGATSDAEPAVTTTALGSGLTALGHQLKETAEIGAATAVEFRPGGKLVAAAEPTRRGGGSAAVVDEVVKP from the coding sequence ATGACCCGCCCGTCCTTTTCCGTCAGCAGAACCGGCAGCAGAACAGGCAGGGGCCGTGGCCTCCGGGTCGCGCCGACCGTGATCGGGGTGCTCGCGGTGTGCGCGTCGCTCACCGCCGGGGCGATCGGCACACCGGCGCCCACGCCCACTCCCTCGCCCTCCGGCACCCCCGCACCCACCCCGAAGAAGGCCGAGGCGATCGGCTACGGCGGCGCGGTGAGCAGTGTCGACGCCGACGCCACCGCGATCGGGCTGGACGTGCTGCGCCGGGGCGGCAACGCGGCCGACGCCGCGGTGGCCACGGCGGCGGCGCTGGGGGTCACCGAGCCGTACTCGACGGGCATCGGGGGTGGCGGTTTCCTCGTCTACTACGACGCGAAGAAGAAGCGGGTCAGCACCGTCGACGGCCGGGAGACCGCGCCGAAGGCGTTCACGCCCACCACTTTCCAGAACGCCGACGGCACCGCGCTGGACTTCGCCACGGTGGTCAGCTCCGGGCTGTCGGTCGGGGTGCCGGGCACGCCCGCGCTCTGGGACCGGGCCGTGCGCCAGTACGGCACCCGCAGCCTGAACCAGCTGCTGGCCCCGGCCCAGCGCCTGGCCGAGCGGGGGTTCGTGGTGGACCAGACGTTCCACGACCAGACCGCGGCCAACGCCACCCGGTTCGCCCGGTTCCCGGCCACCGCCCAGCTGTTCCTGCCCGGCGGGTCCGCCCCCGAGGTCGGCACCGTGTTCACCAACCCCGACCTGGCCCGGTCGTTGGGCATCCTGCGCCGGCAGGGGGTGAAGGCGCTCTACCGCGGTGAACTCGGCCGGGCCGTGGTGAGCACCGCGAACGCCCCGCAGACCACCGACGGTTCCGCGGTGTACGCCGGCCTGATCACCCGCAAGGACCTGCGGGCGTACCGGGCGCTCACGAAGAAGCCGGTCGTCAGCACGTACGAAGACCTCACGGTGTACGGCATGCCCACGCCGTCGTCCGGCGGCATCGCGGTGGCCGAGACCCTGAACCTGCTCGAGGAGTACCCCGGCGGCGATCTCGGCGGGCTGTCCGAGGTGCCGTACCTGCACCGGTTCGCCGAGGCGAGCGCCACCGCGTTCGCCGACCGCAACCGCTGGGTCGGTGACGTGAAGGGCGTCCCGGTGCGCGAGCTGGTGTCGCAGGACTTCGCCGCGGAGCGGGCCTGCCAGCTGTTCGACCCGGAGAAGGCCGCGGCCCGGCCGATCCCGTTCGGCATCCCGGACGGCTCGTACGGCACCGACCACTGCGTGGCACCGGCCACCGCCCAGCCGGCCGCGCGGGACGACCACGGCACCAGCCACGTCACGGTCGCCGACCGCTGGGGCAACGTGGCGTCGTACACGCTGACCATCGAGCAGACCGGCGGCTCGGGCATCACCGTGCCCGGTTACGGCTTCCTGCTGAACAACGAGCTGACGGACTTCAACTTCGTCCCGCTCACCGCCGGCGTGCCCGACCCGAACCTGCCGGGCCCGGGCAAGCGGCCGCGCTCGTCGATGTCGCCGACCATCTTCACCCAGAACGGAAAACCGCTGCTGGCCGTCGGCTCTCCGGGCGGCGCCACGATCATCACCACCACGTTGCAGGTGGCGCTGGGCCGGCTGGACCGGGGTCTGTCACTGGTCGACGCGATCGCGGCCCCGCGCATCTCCTCCCGCAACGGCGCCACGAGCGACGCCGAGCCGGCCGTCACCACCACCGCGCTGGGCTCGGGACTGACCGCCCTGGGCCATCAGCTGAAGGAGACCGCGGAGATCGGCGCCGCCACCGCCGTCGAGTTCCGGCCCGGCGGGAAGCTGGTGGCCGCGGCCGAGCCCACCCGCCGCGGCGGCGGGTCGGCGGCCGTGGTCGACGAGGTGGTGAAACCCTAG
- a CDS encoding ArsR/SmtB family transcription factor yields the protein MSAYEHPDVAELALPAVLFALSDPARLEIVGRLALWREGQTPLVCASVGPDMPKSTRSHHLKVLREAGVTRSVQVGRERQLSLRRDDLDARWPGLLTAVLAGVPVPA from the coding sequence ATGAGTGCTTACGAGCATCCCGACGTCGCGGAGCTCGCCCTTCCGGCCGTGCTGTTCGCCCTGAGCGACCCGGCGCGGCTGGAGATCGTCGGCCGGCTCGCCCTCTGGCGCGAGGGCCAGACCCCGCTGGTGTGCGCGTCGGTGGGCCCGGACATGCCGAAGTCCACCCGGTCGCACCACCTCAAGGTGCTGCGGGAGGCGGGCGTCACCCGGTCGGTGCAGGTCGGCCGCGAGCGCCAGCTGTCGCTGCGCCGCGACGACCTGGACGCCCGCTGGCCCGGCCTGCTGACCGCGGTGCTGGCCGGGGTGCCGGTCCCGGCCTGA
- a CDS encoding MFS transporter — protein MVTQSRRAAGFWLAALTAVVFLAASSAPSPLYVVYQQEWHFGPAVLTVVFATYAAVLLLTLLVVGGLSDFVGRRPVILAAIALEIASLAVFLVADDVADLIVGRGLQGLATGIGLGALGAAIGDLAPPGRPTLAAGINVASPTLGLAAGALLSGVLVQFAPMPTTLVFDVLTLLLVVLLIACAVVLPARDERRAGALASLRPTASVPPAARRAFRNAVPVLVATWSIGGLVLSLGASLAVGVFGVDNHVIGGIVVTAMAGSGSLAAFAVRGRPARSTMLASCLVLATGMAVVLVAVATTSLPVFFAGLVVTGLGFGAGFVGALGSVARLVRPHERAELLSAVYVPSYLAFGGAAVLAGLAVPHFGLRPTTTVFGLVVIALALVAVGAELAARRQEDREKALTGALFTAETPFPAAKAGETTRSMG, from the coding sequence ATGGTCACGCAGTCACGGCGGGCGGCAGGCTTCTGGCTCGCCGCCCTGACGGCGGTGGTGTTCCTGGCGGCGTCCAGCGCGCCGTCGCCGCTGTACGTCGTCTACCAGCAGGAGTGGCACTTCGGCCCGGCCGTGCTCACGGTGGTGTTCGCGACCTACGCGGCGGTGCTTCTGCTGACCCTGCTGGTGGTGGGCGGCCTGTCCGACTTCGTCGGGCGGCGCCCGGTGATCCTGGCCGCCATCGCGCTGGAGATCGCGTCGCTGGCGGTGTTCCTGGTCGCCGACGACGTGGCCGACCTGATCGTCGGGCGCGGCCTCCAGGGGCTCGCGACCGGGATCGGCCTGGGCGCGCTCGGCGCCGCGATCGGCGACCTGGCCCCACCCGGGCGTCCCACGCTGGCGGCCGGGATCAACGTCGCCTCCCCCACCCTCGGGCTGGCCGCCGGTGCCCTGCTGTCGGGTGTGCTGGTGCAGTTCGCGCCGATGCCGACCACGCTGGTGTTCGACGTCCTCACGCTCCTGCTCGTGGTGCTGCTGATCGCCTGCGCCGTGGTGCTGCCGGCCCGGGACGAGCGGCGCGCGGGCGCCCTGGCCAGTCTGCGGCCCACCGCCTCGGTGCCGCCGGCGGCCCGCCGGGCCTTCCGCAACGCCGTGCCGGTGCTGGTGGCGACCTGGTCGATCGGTGGCCTGGTGCTGTCGCTCGGCGCTTCGCTCGCCGTCGGGGTGTTCGGCGTGGACAACCACGTGATCGGCGGGATCGTGGTGACGGCGATGGCCGGTTCCGGCTCGCTGGCCGCGTTCGCGGTGCGCGGGCGCCCGGCCCGCTCCACCATGCTCGCCTCCTGCCTGGTGCTCGCCACCGGCATGGCCGTGGTGCTGGTGGCGGTCGCGACCACCTCGCTCCCGGTCTTCTTCGCCGGCCTGGTGGTGACCGGGCTGGGGTTCGGCGCCGGGTTCGTCGGCGCGCTCGGGTCGGTGGCCCGGCTGGTGCGCCCGCACGAACGGGCCGAGCTGCTCTCGGCGGTCTACGTGCCCAGCTACCTGGCGTTCGGCGGGGCCGCGGTACTGGCCGGGCTGGCCGTGCCGCACTTCGGGCTGCGGCCCACCACCACCGTGTTCGGGCTGGTGGTGATCGCTCTGGCGCTGGTCGCGGTGGGGGCGGAGCTGGCCGCACGACGTCAGGAGGACCGGGAGAAGGCCCTGACCGGCGCGCTGTTCACAGCCGAAACACCCTTCCCGGCGGCGAAAGCCGGGGAAACCACCCGATCCATGGGCTGA
- a CDS encoding CoA-binding protein, translated as MDGAPPPGAVRAGPGPAVAEPDLGRLFAPRSVVVVGATDRPGSYAAQTLLNLRRAGFAGQVAGVHPRLGEVLGVPCRPDLAGAVDVLGGPADAVVVATTAATVPDYLAEAGRLGCGGAVVFAGGFADTGDDAAQRRLVTAAGRHRLPVLGPNTNGLVSAHGRAPLWGDPVVLPGDDPDPAVALVTESGSAGLLALGHRQAQGLHSVVSLGNAAVVDVPAALANLAAAQRVRAVALYLERIPDGARLASALALCARADLRIAVLRTGRHIDTGRGRVLDALLAEAGAVACPDVHRLIETARALAGGRRTRRGPVVITSTAGDAALAADLAADAGVELPGLSPGTRAELASHLPRTAVPGNPLNHTTGVWADAGAMARITAAVAADPAVGSVLYVQDEPPGLHPDDSAEWLATREGVLLGAARADAGVLVVAGMPGQEPAGAVSGLPAALAAVAALREAAPDATRLARIAAGARRHHAVPTPFRPGPLAEHDAKAALDAAGIGVLRHAVVPLPDGDADGEAVATAVALAAAQIGFPVTVRLSSPGSAATPDAPGPAGGLTSADRVGRRVGELLAGAAGMDDLERCGSALLIEALARPGVALTMTAHRQGPVPALTVGLGGAWAQVLTGTRTVPLPAPPELVTRAAAALPGTATADLEAAGRAGSRLGNLLLEGGFTELRMTVNGGTAVRAQARR; from the coding sequence ATGGACGGGGCCCCGCCGCCCGGTGCCGTGCGGGCCGGGCCGGGGCCCGCCGTCGCCGAACCCGATCTGGGCCGGCTGTTCGCACCGCGCTCGGTGGTGGTGGTCGGGGCCACCGACCGGCCCGGCTCGTACGCCGCGCAGACGCTGCTCAACCTGCGGCGGGCCGGTTTCGCCGGGCAGGTCGCCGGGGTGCACCCACGCCTCGGCGAGGTGCTCGGGGTGCCCTGCCGGCCCGACCTGGCCGGGGCGGTGGACGTGCTCGGCGGGCCCGCCGACGCCGTGGTGGTGGCCACCACGGCCGCCACCGTGCCGGACTACCTGGCCGAGGCCGGGCGGCTGGGCTGCGGCGGGGCGGTGGTGTTCGCCGGCGGCTTCGCCGACACCGGTGACGACGCGGCCCAGCGGCGCCTGGTCACCGCGGCCGGGCGGCACCGGCTGCCGGTGCTCGGCCCGAACACCAACGGCCTGGTCAGCGCGCACGGCCGGGCACCGTTGTGGGGAGACCCGGTGGTGCTGCCCGGCGACGACCCCGACCCGGCGGTCGCACTGGTCACCGAGAGCGGCAGCGCCGGGCTGCTCGCCCTGGGCCACCGGCAGGCCCAGGGGCTGCACTCGGTGGTCTCCCTCGGCAACGCCGCCGTCGTCGACGTCCCGGCCGCACTGGCGAATCTGGCCGCCGCACAGCGGGTCCGGGCGGTCGCGCTGTATCTGGAGCGGATCCCCGACGGTGCCCGGCTGGCCTCGGCGCTGGCCCTGTGCGCCCGTGCCGACCTGCGCATCGCCGTGCTGCGCACCGGCCGGCACATCGACACCGGGCGTGGGCGCGTGCTCGACGCGCTGCTGGCCGAGGCCGGGGCGGTGGCCTGCCCGGACGTGCACCGGCTGATCGAGACCGCCCGGGCCCTGGCCGGCGGGCGGCGTACCCGCCGCGGCCCGGTCGTGATCACCTCGACCGCCGGTGACGCCGCGCTGGCCGCCGACCTGGCCGCCGACGCCGGGGTGGAACTGCCCGGGCTGTCGCCGGGCACCCGGGCCGAGCTGGCCTCGCACCTGCCCCGCACCGCCGTGCCCGGCAACCCGCTGAACCACACCACCGGGGTCTGGGCCGACGCCGGGGCGATGGCCCGGATCACCGCGGCCGTCGCCGCCGACCCGGCCGTGGGCAGCGTGCTGTACGTGCAGGACGAGCCGCCCGGCCTGCACCCCGACGACTCGGCCGAGTGGCTGGCCACCCGCGAGGGCGTGCTGCTGGGCGCGGCCCGGGCGGACGCCGGGGTGCTGGTGGTGGCCGGGATGCCCGGGCAGGAACCGGCCGGGGCGGTGTCCGGGCTGCCCGCGGCGCTCGCCGCGGTAGCCGCCCTGCGCGAGGCCGCCCCCGACGCCACCCGGCTGGCCCGGATCGCGGCCGGGGCCCGGCGCCACCACGCCGTCCCCACGCCCTTCCGCCCCGGGCCGCTGGCCGAGCACGACGCGAAGGCGGCCCTCGACGCGGCCGGTATCGGGGTGCTGCGTCACGCCGTGGTGCCGCTGCCGGACGGTGACGCCGACGGCGAGGCCGTCGCGACCGCCGTGGCGCTGGCCGCCGCGCAGATCGGTTTCCCGGTGACGGTGCGGCTGTCCTCGCCCGGTTCCGCCGCGACCCCCGACGCGCCGGGCCCGGCCGGCGGCCTGACCAGCGCCGACCGGGTGGGGCGACGGGTGGGCGAACTGCTCGCCGGGGCGGCCGGGATGGACGACCTGGAGCGCTGCGGGTCGGCGCTGCTGATCGAGGCCCTGGCCCGGCCGGGCGTGGCCCTGACGATGACCGCGCACCGGCAGGGACCGGTGCCGGCGCTCACCGTCGGGCTGGGCGGGGCCTGGGCGCAGGTGCTCACCGGCACCCGCACCGTGCCGCTGCCCGCCCCGCCGGAGCTGGTCACCCGGGCCGCGGCCGCCCTGCCCGGCACCGCCACCGCCGACCTGGAGGCCGCCGGGCGGGCCGGCAGCAGACTCGGGAACCTGCTGCTGGAGGGCGGTTTCACCGAGCTGCGGATGACGGTGAACGGGGGGACGGCGGTGCGGGCCCAGGCCCGGCGCTGA
- a CDS encoding TetR/AcrR family transcriptional regulator, with protein MGASTVVSEGPEISTRERIVEGTAGLLARRGLQATSLAEILSASRAARGSMYHSFPEGKEQVVSEALGLAGRRTMDWLDRWDGDGAGVVTERFLHGWRLLLSRSDCTTGCAVVAVTVAADTKRLLDDAAEVFRSWRSRLSQLLEHGGLPSDTAAGFATLLIAASEGAVVLSRAERTLEPFELTAEQLLDQVRTLLRELPDDEG; from the coding sequence ATGGGGGCGAGCACGGTGGTTTCTGAGGGTCCCGAGATCAGCACCCGGGAGCGGATCGTCGAGGGCACGGCCGGGCTGCTGGCCCGCCGGGGACTCCAGGCCACCTCACTGGCCGAGATCCTCAGTGCCTCCAGGGCGGCCCGCGGCTCGATGTACCACTCCTTCCCCGAGGGCAAGGAGCAGGTGGTGTCGGAGGCCCTCGGGCTGGCCGGGCGCCGCACCATGGACTGGCTGGACCGCTGGGACGGTGACGGGGCCGGCGTGGTGACCGAGCGGTTTCTGCACGGCTGGCGTCTGCTGCTGTCGCGGTCCGACTGCACCACCGGCTGTGCGGTCGTCGCGGTCACCGTGGCGGCGGACACCAAACGGCTGCTCGACGACGCGGCCGAGGTGTTCCGGTCGTGGCGCTCGCGGCTGTCCCAGCTGCTCGAGCACGGCGGGCTGCCGTCCGACACCGCGGCCGGGTTCGCCACCCTGCTGATCGCCGCCAGCGAGGGTGCCGTGGTGCTATCCCGCGCCGAGCGCACCCTGGAGCCGTTCGAGCTGACCGCCGAGCAGCTGCTCGACCAGGTGCGGACCCTGCTGCGCGAGCTCCCGGACGACGAGGGGTAG
- a CDS encoding MFS transporter, which produces MVAVDSTSPPNTPKDGQSHGLLIVGLATAVMTLSLLQTLVVPVLSRIAGQLGADLTTTGWVLTANLLAAAVATPVLGRMGDVYGRRPVMLGILVTVTVGILLALFTSSLPLLIVARVLQGSSYGLFPLSMGVLRDEVPPHKLTQSMALVSATLGVGGVVGLLVTGLLTQGDASYHRPFWFGLAITLIALVISFFTLPKRPGGHSATSVDWLGGGILGAGLVLLLLPISQGESWGWGSPVTIGLFVAAVVVLAVWILVEGRMKQPLAAPKLLVNRGVMLANGAGLLVGFGMFSSFLGITDFVQTPDMLTGYGFTADVLAASAVYLLPGGVAGVVAAPFIGQLVHRVGGHKALTLGAVFGVVGFAGMALFHDSTWEMIVFGILTQVAVTFGFATLPALLVQAVPPAETGVANSVNSIMRSVGSAVASALTVSLLTAMISDTTGLPSEGAYVLIFSLGAAAFAIVAVIGLLGGRVKPHAVPAQEEREEAAVGLSGEFSTVSGLSS; this is translated from the coding sequence ATGGTCGCGGTCGACTCGACGAGCCCCCCGAACACCCCGAAAGACGGGCAGAGCCACGGTCTCCTGATCGTCGGACTGGCCACCGCGGTGATGACGCTGTCGCTGCTCCAGACCCTCGTCGTCCCTGTGCTCTCCCGGATCGCCGGCCAGCTCGGCGCCGACCTGACCACCACCGGCTGGGTCCTCACCGCGAACCTGCTGGCCGCCGCCGTGGCCACACCGGTGCTCGGCCGGATGGGCGACGTCTACGGCCGCCGCCCGGTGATGCTCGGCATCCTCGTCACGGTCACGGTCGGCATCCTGCTGGCCCTGTTCACCAGCTCGCTGCCGCTGCTGATCGTCGCCCGGGTGCTCCAGGGCTCCTCGTACGGCCTGTTCCCGCTGTCGATGGGCGTGCTGCGGGACGAGGTCCCGCCGCACAAGCTGACCCAGTCGATGGCTCTGGTCAGCGCCACCCTCGGGGTCGGCGGTGTGGTCGGCCTGCTGGTCACCGGCCTGCTCACCCAGGGCGACGCCAGCTACCACCGCCCGTTCTGGTTCGGCCTCGCCATCACCCTGATCGCCCTGGTGATCAGCTTCTTCACGCTGCCGAAGCGACCCGGCGGCCACTCCGCCACCAGCGTCGACTGGCTCGGCGGCGGCATCCTCGGCGCCGGTCTGGTGCTGCTGCTCCTGCCGATCTCGCAGGGCGAGAGCTGGGGCTGGGGCTCGCCGGTCACCATCGGCCTGTTCGTCGCCGCCGTCGTGGTGCTGGCCGTCTGGATCCTCGTCGAGGGCCGCATGAAGCAGCCGCTCGCCGCGCCGAAGCTGCTGGTCAACCGCGGCGTCATGCTGGCCAACGGCGCCGGCCTGCTGGTCGGTTTCGGCATGTTCAGCTCGTTCCTCGGGATCACCGACTTCGTCCAGACGCCCGACATGCTGACCGGTTACGGCTTCACCGCCGACGTGCTCGCCGCCAGCGCCGTCTACCTGCTGCCCGGTGGTGTGGCCGGCGTGGTCGCCGCCCCGTTCATCGGCCAGCTCGTGCACCGGGTCGGCGGCCACAAGGCCCTCACCCTGGGCGCGGTGTTCGGTGTGGTCGGCTTCGCCGGGATGGCGCTGTTCCACGACAGCACCTGGGAGATGATCGTCTTCGGCATCCTCACCCAGGTCGCCGTGACCTTCGGCTTCGCCACCCTGCCGGCCCTGCTGGTGCAGGCCGTGCCGCCGGCCGAGACCGGTGTGGCCAACAGCGTCAACTCGATCATGCGGTCGGTCGGCAGCGCCGTGGCCAGCGCGCTCACGGTCAGCCTGCTCACCGCCATGATCAGCGACACCACCGGCCTGCCCTCCGAGGGCGCCTACGTGCTGATCTTCTCGCTCGGCGCGGCCGCGTTCGCGATCGTCGCGGTGATCGGCCTGCTCGGCGGCCGGGTCAAGCCGCACGCCGTGCCCGCCCAGGAGGAGCGCGAGGAGGCCGCCGTCGGCCTGTCCGGCGAGTTCTCCACGGTGTCGGGGCTTTCCAGCTGA
- a CDS encoding Tex family protein: MTVSVEQRIADELGVQLWQVVAAIGLLDDGATVPFVARYRKEITGTLDDAQLRTLQERLVYLRELEKRREAILESIGSQGKLTPELEAQVREADSKSRLEDIYLPYKPKRRTKAQIAREAGLAPLAEGLLADPTQDPRVAAESFVDGEKGVADVTAALEGARSILVEKFSEDADLIGTLRERMWNRGQLSATVREGKEAAGAKYSDYFALTEPYTKLPSHRVLAMFRGEKEEILDLAFEPDDAPPPAPGELGASEQYIAHRFDVSNQGRPGDRFLVDAVRWAWRTRISVHLGLDVRAQLRTAAEEEAIRVFAANLRDLLLAAPAGNRATLGLDPGIRTGVKVAVVDGTGKVVAHSTVYPHEPRRRWAESLDELERLCRAHHVDLIAIGNGTASRETDKLAAELIARAKDLSMTKVVVSEAGASVYSASAYASAELPDLDVSIRGAVSIARRLQDPLAELVKIDPKSIGVGQYQHDLPESALARSLDGVVEFCVNAVGVDVNTASAPLLRQVSGIGETLAANIVSHRDRNGPFRNRKSLRDVPMLGPKAFEQSAGFLRIQGGDDPLDASGVHPEAYPLVRRILTRAEVDLPRLIGNTALIRTLKPGEFADDTFGLPTVEDILAELDKPGRDPRPAFRAAVFAEGVNTVADLKPAMVLEGVVTNVAAFGAFVDVGVHQDGLVHVSAMSHNFVKDPREVVKPGDVVKVKVMEVDTDRKRISLSLRLDDEIGAPAGGQRGSRGGPRGGGDRGQRPGGAGGAGGPGGQRGQGSQGRGGQGGAGGRGGAGGRGGASGQGGAGGQGGAGGRGGYGGQGNRGGQSGRGGTPDTALADALRRAGLLND; the protein is encoded by the coding sequence GTGACAGTCAGTGTCGAACAGCGGATCGCCGACGAGCTGGGGGTTCAGCTGTGGCAGGTGGTCGCCGCGATCGGCCTGCTCGACGACGGCGCGACCGTGCCGTTCGTCGCCCGGTACCGCAAGGAGATCACCGGCACCCTCGACGACGCACAGCTGCGCACCCTCCAGGAGCGCCTGGTCTACCTGCGGGAGCTGGAGAAACGACGTGAGGCGATCCTCGAGTCGATCGGCTCGCAGGGCAAGCTGACGCCCGAGCTCGAGGCGCAGGTGCGCGAGGCCGATTCCAAGTCCCGCCTCGAAGACATCTACCTCCCCTACAAACCCAAGCGCCGCACCAAGGCCCAGATCGCCCGGGAGGCCGGGCTGGCGCCCCTGGCCGAGGGGCTGCTCGCCGATCCCACCCAGGATCCGCGCGTGGCCGCCGAGTCGTTCGTGGACGGCGAGAAGGGTGTCGCCGACGTCACCGCCGCGCTCGAGGGCGCCCGGTCGATCCTGGTGGAGAAGTTCTCCGAGGACGCCGACCTGATCGGCACCCTGCGCGAGCGCATGTGGAACCGCGGGCAGCTGTCGGCCACCGTGCGCGAGGGCAAGGAGGCCGCGGGCGCCAAGTACTCCGACTACTTCGCCCTCACCGAGCCCTACACCAAGCTGCCCTCGCACCGTGTGCTCGCGATGTTCCGCGGCGAGAAGGAGGAGATCCTCGACCTCGCCTTCGAGCCCGACGACGCGCCGCCGCCGGCCCCGGGCGAGCTGGGGGCCTCGGAGCAGTACATCGCGCACCGGTTCGACGTCAGCAACCAGGGGCGACCGGGCGACCGGTTCCTGGTCGACGCGGTGCGCTGGGCCTGGCGCACCCGGATCTCGGTGCACCTCGGCCTCGACGTGCGCGCCCAGCTGCGCACCGCCGCCGAGGAGGAGGCGATCCGGGTGTTCGCCGCCAACCTGCGCGACCTGCTGCTGGCCGCCCCGGCCGGCAACCGCGCCACGCTGGGTCTCGACCCGGGCATCCGCACCGGCGTCAAGGTCGCCGTGGTCGACGGCACCGGCAAGGTGGTGGCCCACAGCACCGTGTACCCGCACGAGCCGCGGCGGCGCTGGGCCGAGTCGCTCGACGAGCTCGAGAGGCTCTGCCGCGCGCACCACGTCGACCTGATCGCGATCGGCAACGGCACCGCGTCCCGCGAGACCGACAAGCTGGCCGCCGAGCTGATCGCCCGCGCGAAAGACCTCTCGATGACCAAGGTCGTGGTCTCCGAGGCCGGTGCGTCGGTGTACTCGGCCTCCGCCTACGCCTCGGCCGAGCTGCCCGACCTCGACGTCAGCATCCGCGGCGCCGTCTCGATCGCCCGCCGCCTGCAAGACCCGCTGGCCGAGCTGGTGAAGATCGACCCGAAGTCGATCGGCGTCGGTCAGTACCAGCACGACCTGCCCGAGTCGGCCCTGGCCCGATCGCTCGACGGGGTGGTCGAGTTCTGCGTGAACGCGGTCGGCGTCGACGTGAACACCGCCTCCGCCCCGCTGCTGCGCCAGGTGTCCGGCATCGGCGAGACGCTGGCCGCCAACATCGTGTCGCACCGCGACAGGAACGGGCCGTTCCGCAACCGTAAGTCGCTGCGCGACGTGCCGATGCTCGGGCCGAAGGCGTTCGAGCAGTCCGCGGGCTTCCTGCGCATTCAGGGCGGCGACGACCCGCTCGACGCGTCCGGCGTGCACCCGGAGGCCTATCCCCTGGTGCGGCGCATCCTCACCCGGGCCGAGGTTGACCTGCCCAGGCTGATCGGCAACACCGCGCTGATCCGCACGCTGAAGCCGGGCGAGTTCGCCGACGACACGTTCGGTCTGCCCACGGTCGAAGACATCCTGGCCGAGCTGGACAAGCCCGGCCGCGACCCGCGACCGGCGTTCCGGGCCGCGGTCTTCGCCGAGGGCGTCAACACGGTCGCCGACCTGAAGCCGGCCATGGTGCTGGAGGGTGTGGTCACCAACGTGGCCGCGTTCGGGGCGTTCGTCGACGTCGGCGTGCACCAGGACGGGCTGGTGCACGTCAGCGCGATGTCGCACAACTTCGTCAAGGACCCGCGAGAGGTGGTCAAGCCCGGCGACGTGGTCAAGGTGAAGGTCATGGAGGTGGACACCGACCGCAAGCGGATCTCGCTCAGCCTGCGGCTCGACGACGAGATCGGTGCGCCCGCCGGTGGCCAGCGGGGTTCCCGCGGCGGCCCGCGGGGCGGCGGTGACCGCGGTCAGCGGCCCGGTGGTGCCGGCGGCGCCGGCGGTCCGGGTGGGCAGCGCGGTCAGGGCAGCCAGGGTCGTGGTGGCCAGGGCGGTGCCGGGGGCCGGGGCGGTGCCGGGGGCCGGGGCGGTGCCAGTGGCCAGGGTGGCGCCGGTGGCCAGGGTGGCGCCGGTGGCCGTGGCGGTTACGGCGGCCAGGGCAACCGGGGTGGCCAGAGTGGCCGTGGCGGCACGCCCGACACGGCACTCGCCGACGCCCTGCGCCGGGCCGGGCTCCTGAACGACTAG